In the Flavisolibacter tropicus genome, one interval contains:
- a CDS encoding sterol desaturase family protein encodes MPPAILLYAIPGFILLLSIEAWFSYKENKHLYEVKDTFASLGLGIGNVLVGFLTKVMIFGLFTFIYKFRLFELNEKVWWFWLLLFLADDFSYYWFHRIAHSVNWFWASHVVHHSSERYNLAAALRQTWTGNATGSFLFWAWMPLVGFHPIWVLFMQQISLIYQFWIHTETVNKLPQPIEFLFNTPSHHRVHHGSDLKYLDKNHAGVLIIWDRLFGTFQKEEERPTYGLTKNIHSFNPAVIAFKTWGELIKSAKDCPSWKNRFRYFFESPGWSHDSSTLTTKQLRNQTVSSQANKSTTSLPSAKESV; translated from the coding sequence ATGCCTCCTGCCATTTTACTTTACGCCATTCCCGGTTTTATTCTTCTATTATCTATAGAAGCATGGTTTTCTTATAAAGAAAACAAGCATTTGTATGAAGTAAAAGATACGTTTGCCAGTTTAGGACTGGGAATAGGCAATGTATTAGTAGGCTTTCTTACCAAGGTCATGATCTTTGGTTTGTTCACCTTTATTTACAAGTTTCGGCTATTTGAGTTAAACGAAAAGGTATGGTGGTTTTGGCTATTACTCTTCCTGGCTGACGATTTTTCCTATTATTGGTTTCACCGGATTGCCCATTCTGTCAACTGGTTTTGGGCCTCTCATGTTGTACACCATTCCTCTGAAAGATATAACCTGGCGGCAGCTTTGCGACAAACCTGGACAGGCAATGCCACTGGTTCATTCTTATTTTGGGCATGGATGCCTCTCGTAGGCTTTCATCCTATATGGGTGTTATTTATGCAACAAATAAGTCTGATCTACCAATTTTGGATTCATACGGAAACGGTTAACAAACTTCCCCAGCCAATTGAGTTTTTATTCAACACGCCCTCCCATCATCGCGTACATCACGGGAGTGATCTAAAATACCTTGATAAGAATCATGCAGGTGTGTTAATCATCTGGGACCGCTTATTTGGCACCTTCCAAAAAGAAGAAGAACGTCCAACCTATGGACTTACAAAAAACATTCATTCTTTCAATCCTGCTGTTATTGCTTTTAAAACATGGGGAGAGTTGATTAAAAGTGCTAAAGACTGCCCATCCTGGAAAAACCGATTTCGTTATTTCTTTGAATCACCCGGATGGAGTCATGATAGCAGCACTCTGACAACGAAGCAATTACGCAATCAAACTGTCTCGTCGCAAGCAAATAAATCAACTACGAGCCTGCCAAGCGCCAAAGAAAGCGTTTAA